Sequence from the Cucumis sativus cultivar 9930 chromosome 1, Cucumber_9930_V3, whole genome shotgun sequence genome:
ATACCGTGgttgcttcttttttctttagttcagCGTATCCCCACTAATTAATgaataagagaaaattatattagatGGGTTTTAGATcttcttaaattaaatctgatgtgtattataataaaaataataataatttgtgtacatataaaaattaaaacatattgCTTTATTGTGAATGTGGTgtgtctttttgttttgtttcattctCTTCCAATAGAGGTGTGGTACGACGTCCAACAACTTCCCTTTTTAGTACATTAACACTCTATCAAATTGTAAATCTATtactattcttctttttccttctacaAATATTACTACCAGGAGttcttatatttgtaatatttttcgTATTTAATGTGACAAATCTACTCTTACCTcctatattatttctttaaactagttttaagtgttttttttttaaataaagtgtaaaaatatttacatcgtataggataattttgaaaaataataagaaccCACAAGTTCATaacgtgaaataacaaaaatatcttgTGATTAATCGGTAACGCGCctcaaaaactattttgtacACAATCTAAATAGTCTTGTACCCCCGTCTAAGCAATCTTATACTGTTgtactaaatttaaacaatctattagtgataatgGTTTGTCTCTGTCTATCCAAGATAGACAACTGATGATgagactttctttttaaaagttacatttagatttttctttaaaagaaaaaataagaatgcGATATATATGAGacaaatatatgtatagatATTTTCTTAGGTAGATAAAGTTGGGTGCCTCAGTcggttttgtttgtttgcccggagatggagatggagatggagatggagatggagatggagatggagatggaggtTTTGTGGGAGAAGCAATGAATATGGATGTTGATTTGGATGATCCAATATTGAATCCTTCCCCTCCCACTATTTCTCAACTAatcttcaaaaaattaaaactccaTTTGTCCATTTGAAGAATGTtatgagagagagaattaaattcaaagttttgatTGAAGTAATAAATTGACTgccttaattaaaaaagaggaaagaaaaaagggtgtAGTATTTGATAGGTGGAGGGAACCCAAGGTCcaccattttttcatttttgggaAAAACATATGAACTTCCagttctatatatatattttgtaggttttgcaaatttttaaaaagttaggagttgaaaaagttaagaaacaaaaaatataaaatttgaaattctaatataataatatgctCTCGGatgattttagttttgtaaaaaaaagttgaattatgGGGGAGGGGGTGATTAGGCATATATTCccccaaataaaaaatgaacataaatataaaagagggggaggaaagaaaaatgaaaaaatataatttgatatcACACTTTCAGCTCCCTTggaaagtaaattaaaaacaaaaataatccaaaatgCGAAAGGGAAAGCAAAGGAGAATTAAACGGAGAATTAAACGGAGAAATTGGCGGGTCTTGTGGGTCCCACTATCTtaacattatttcttttttctctctttttaaaaatattgcttCCGAGTCGACAGCTCACACAACTGCTTTACAAATTATAGATTTggtattcttcttcttcttcttcctcttcttcttcttcagcttTACTGCACGTATTTCCAATCTTCCTTCACTTCTCTTCTTAATATGAACCACACCCAtttccttcctttcttcttttgccttctcttcctctcttaaCTCATATTGTTTCTCTTTTGGACAAATGTCGTCTCCCTCTCCAACTTCGCCGCCCGCCACTAACACTACCTCACCCCCAACTCCCACCACCAGCGCACCACCTCCGGCAACCCCATCTCTCTCACCGCCTCCTCCCGACTCTGCCTCTCAGCCTCCTCCTGCTTCTTCATCCCCGCCACCTTCCACTACAACTTCCCCGCCACCTCCGGATAGTTCCACTCCATCTCCGCCTACTTCTTCTCCTTCACCGCCAACCCCACCTTCCACCTCTTCGCCTCCGCCTCCCTCTACAAACTCGACTACTTCCCCACAGCTGCCTAGTCCGACGCCTCCTTCGGGTTCTGGTACACCTGCCAGTCCCGGAGATGATCTTCCCGGAAGAGATCTGCCTCCGCCGTCTTCCTCACCGTCGTCGGGAGTTTCGGCTGGACTTGTGGCTGGAGTCGCCATTGCTGGAGTGGTGGTGGTTGTTGTGGCGTTGATTATTAGGTTTTTGTGtatgagaaagaagagaagacgCGACGAAGAGGCTTACTACCGGCCGCCGCCGCCACCCCCGTCGTATAAAGGTCAGAACGGTCAAATATATTCCAGATTTCTcaactaaaccctaaaatgaATTGTGGAATTTGTAATTAACTTTTATGAACAATTGAATCTCAGATGGCCCATATGGTCAACAACAGCACCACTGGCAATCACATCCCCCGCCGCCGGCGGATCATATTGTTGGGGCAGTGCCGAAGCCATCTCCTCCACCAGCACCACGGCCACAGCTGTCACCTCCGATTATAAACAGCAGTGGAGGCTCTGGATCTAATTATTCAGGGTCTGAAAATTCGCTTGTTCCTATCCCATCTTCTATTCCCTTAGGCTTTTCACAAAGCAGCTTTACTTATGAAGAGTTAGCAATGGCGACAGATGGGTTTTCAGAAGCCAATCTCCTTGGACAAGGTGGGTTTGGTTATGTGCATAAAGGGGTTCTTCCAAATGGAAAGGAAGTGGCAGTGAAACAACTTAAAGCTGGAAGTGGGCAGGGAGAACGTGAATTTCAAGCTGAAGTGGAAATAATCAGCCGTGTTCATCATAGACATCTTGTTTCCTTAGTTGGATATTGCATTACTGGCTCCAGAAGATTGCTGGTCTATGAATTTGTTCCTAACGACACGTTGGAGTTTCACTTGCATGGTATACCCTTTTGCTATTTGGGTTGATCTGATATGTTTTATTGTTGGGAGATTTGAAAATCTTGACTTAATAGAGTAACTCTGATTTTTCAGGGAAAGGACGACCCACCATGGATTGGCCAACGAGATTGAAAATTGCTCTTGGATCTGCCAAGGGATTGGCTTACCTTCATGAGGATTGTAAGTATATTGTGTTTGTGATAAGATGTGTTCTGGCTTCTGGGTTTGTACAGTTCATGTATTGAAAGGAAGCTTGTGATGTAATGTCCAGGTAATCCTAAGATCATTCATCGTGACATCAAAGCAGCAAATATACttttggatttgaaatttgaagcaAAGGTGATAATGGGATCTTTCTGAAttcttgaatttgaatatataataaagttgaCTCTGTTCAGGTTACTGACCAAGTAGAAGACTGAGATTTCTTCTCTTCTAATGAAATGGGTATGTTGCTGatatgttaaatttgatatcttttttCCAGGTTGCTGATTTTGGGCTTGCTAAGTTGTCTTCTGATGTTAATACCCATGTTTCAACCCGAGTCATGGGAACTTTTGGGTATGCACTCTCGAACCACATTCAATTCATGCCATCAATCTGAGTGATGAATTCGTGATAAACTGATAAACCATATTTCTGTGTTCTCGAATTTGATATAATGGTTACTCCATTCAGATACCTTGCTCCAGAATATGCTTCAAGTGGGAAACTCACCGAGAAATCAGATGTCTTCTCCTTCGGAGTGATGCTTTTGGAGATGATTACTGGACGTAGACCTGTAGATACGACTCAATCATTCATGGACGATGGATTGCTCGATTGGGTAAGCCCATTAGACATTAGCCCTTAGCCCTTAGCCATTAGCCATTAgtcatttttgttcaaattaaaCATCTATGCAAACCTTCCTCAGACATCTGGAAACTAAATCAACCCATCTTGTCAATTTCAGGCAAGGCCGTTACTACTTCG
This genomic interval carries:
- the LOC101222748 gene encoding proline-rich receptor-like protein kinase PERK1, which produces MSSPSPTSPPATNTTSPPTPTTSAPPPATPSLSPPPPDSASQPPPASSSPPPSTTTSPPPPDSSTPSPPTSSPSPPTPPSTSSPPPPSTNSTTSPQLPSPTPPSGSGTPASPGDDLPGRDLPPPSSSPSSGVSAGLVAGVAIAGVVVVVVALIIRFLCMRKKRRRDEEAYYRPPPPPPSYKDGPYGQQQHHWQSHPPPPADHIVGAVPKPSPPPAPRPQLSPPIINSSGGSGSNYSGSENSLVPIPSSIPLGFSQSSFTYEELAMATDGFSEANLLGQGGFGYVHKGVLPNGKEVAVKQLKAGSGQGEREFQAEVEIISRVHHRHLVSLVGYCITGSRRLLVYEFVPNDTLEFHLHGKGRPTMDWPTRLKIALGSAKGLAYLHEDCNPKIIHRDIKAANILLDLKFEAKVADFGLAKLSSDVNTHVSTRVMGTFGYLAPEYASSGKLTEKSDVFSFGVMLLEMITGRRPVDTTQSFMDDGLLDWARPLLLRATEDGHYDSLVDPKLRDNYDHNEMARMVACAAACVRHSARRRPRMSQVVHALEGESSLSDLNEGIRPGHSTVYSSYGSSDYDTAQYNEDLKKFRKMALASQEYGSEYSEQTSEYGLYPSGSSGDGQTTREMEMRTTGMKESGGFSGSS